Proteins from a genomic interval of Tachyglossus aculeatus isolate mTacAcu1 chromosome 8, mTacAcu1.pri, whole genome shotgun sequence:
- the SLC2A4RG gene encoding SLC2A4 regulator: MEPDRLPNRLGRCWADCPPGQGLCRGLLPPCGPGPGPNAVYTVLLDEPLWGREPPAPLHQQGPIHCSGPPGAEEELPLVLNGRRPEERWGLTSPLSSWPEEAEWEQNRLLQSPYIPVPRHRHPVPGKAGLDEVMAAAVLTSLSTSPLVLGPPTAPFGTEPCCEPWKEGPVVSSSYGSSNNSGDWGWDPPSDQSTPSTPSPPLPPEAGRSLLSCAEETEAAHFLFGDPIPRKRKNSVKVMFKCLWKNCGKVLSTSSGIQKHIRTMHLGRRAEPEQSDGEEDFYYTELDINMDSLTDGLSSLTPMSPTSSAPPVFPGQELPAPLQPEALPVSPLSPLAPTSLCHIHTDHAYQAVAPVGLPVAPAPPGGMALSIWQPSPPPGLFNESAGCLAPVRPIGLGDKRLLIPHPSVIKSPAPAASSGPRPAMGSRKPRGEAKKCRKVYGMENRDMWCTACRWKKACQRFLD; encoded by the exons atggAGCCCGACCGCCTCCCGAACCGTTTGGGGCGGTGCTGGGCGGACTGCCCCCCGGGGCAAGGGCTGTGCCGAGGCCTCCTCCCGCCctgcgggcccgggcccggccccaacGCCGTGTACACGGTGCTGCTGGACGAGCCGCTGTGGGGGCGGGAGCCGCCGGCCCCGCTGCACCAG CAGGGTCCCATCCATTGCAGTGGCCCcccaggggcagaggaagagctgcCACTGGTCCTGAATGGTAGGAGGCCCGAGGAGCGGTGGGGGCTGACCAGCCCGCTGTCCAGCTGGCCGGAGGAGGCCGAGTGGGAGCAGAACCGCCTACTGCAGTCACCTTACATCCCGGTGCCGCGGCACAG GCACCCTGTTCCCGGAAAGGCTGGACTGGACGAAGTCATGGCGGCCGCAGTGCTCACCAGCCTGTCCACCAGTCCCCTGGTGCTGGGCCCCCCCACGGCCCCCTTCGGCACCG aGCCCTGCTGTGAGCCTTGGAAGGAGGGCCCAGTGGTGTCCAGCAGCTAcggcagcagcaacaacagcggTGACTGGGGCTGGGACCCTCCAAGCGACcagtccaccccctccaccccgtcTCCCCCGCTGCCCCCTGAGGCCGGCCGCAGCCTCCTGTCATGTGCCGAGGAGACCGAAGCTGCCCACTTTCTGTTTGGGGACCCCATTCctaggaagaggaag AACTCGGTGAAGGTCATGTTCAAGTGCCTGTGGAAGAACTGCGGGAAGGTGCTGAGCACATCTTCGGGGATCCAGAAGCACATTCGCACGATGCATCTGGG CCGCCGGGCCGAGCCGGAGCAGAGCGACGGAGAGGAGGATTTCTACTACACAGAGCTGGACATCAACATGGACTCGCTGACTGACGGCCTATCCAGCCTGACCCCGATGTCGCCCACCTCCTCGGCACCCCCAGTCTTCCCTGGCCAGGAGCTGCCTGCCCCGCTGCAGCCAGAGGCCTTGCCCGTGTCCCCTCTCAGTCCCTTGGCCCCAACCTCTCTCTGCCACATCCACACTGACCACGCCTACCAG GCTGTGGCTCCGGTGGGGCTCCCTGtggcccctgccccacctggtGGGATGGCCCTCAGCATCTggcagccctccccaccccccgggcttTTTAACGAGTCCGCG GGCTGCCTGGCTCCGGTGCGCCCCATAGGCCTAGGGGACAAGCGGCTGCTGATCCCCCACCCGTCGGTCATCAAGTCTCCAGCTCCGGCTGCCTCTTCTGGCCCGAGGCCAGCCATGGGATCCAG GAAGCCCCGGGGAGAGGCCAAGAAATGCCGGAAGGTGTACGGGATGGAGAATCGGGATATGTGGTGCACGGCCTGCCGCTGGAAGAAGGCTTGCCAGAGGTTCCTTGACTGA
- the LIME1 gene encoding lck-interacting transmembrane adapter 1: MVEAQVTFPLLAPLALWTLGWMSLLFLLAGLCAICHRKGQRKRKPVPQEGVKLVDMSLLRQIQLRSLSKSDTKLHELNRVQSSSSSSRAAALRPMSVDFLYPSWPRGPQPVSKLTTEAPPAFSHQELPRFPTAAAPPDLDPTYSNVGLAIPSMAPSDSPSAEKKPGGAKALAGAVFADYACVRKVKKGVEEGPGAPAPVLPQRSSSLRVIFPKEGTAREPQVTQVEVVYSRVNKTGRKPPACDGAAESLPAGQLNPKGSRGTPTQPATPTRDRVWSPGPNPTYETITAARGPTPEGPALQNRLPENLYESIREMRGQGPRNPGSPGPLGGEGFCVTQL; this comes from the exons ATGGTGGAAGCCCAGGTCACCTTTCCCCTCCTAGCCCCCCTTGCCCTCTGGACCCTGGGCTGGATGAGCTTGTTGTTCCTGCTCGCTGGCCTCTGTGCCATCTGCCACAG gaAAGGTCAGCGGAAGCGGAAGCCAGTGCCGCAGGAAGGGGTGAAACTGGTGGACATG tccCTGCTACGACAGATCCAGCTCCGCTCACTTAGCAAGTCGGACACCAAGCTACATGAGCTCAACCGGgtacagagcagcagcagcagcagcagag CTGCAGCCTTGCGTCCAATGAGCGTGGACTTCTTGTACCCCTCGTGGCCAAGAGGACCCCAACCTGTCTCCAAGCTGACCACAGAGGCCCCCCCTGCTTTCTCCCACCAAGAGCTACCCCGGTTCCCTACAGCCGCAGCTCCCCCAGACCTTGACCCTACCTACTCCAACGTGGGGCTGGCCATTCCTTCCATGGCCCCTTCGGACTCGCCGAGCGCGGAGAAGAAGCCAGGAGGGGCCAAGGCCCTGGCCGGGGCTGTGTTTGCAGACTACGCCTGTGTCCGAAAGGTGaagaagggggtggaagaggggCCTGGTGCCCCGGCCCCTGTCCTCCCTCAGAGATCCTCGAGCTTGAGAGTCATCTTCCCGAAGGAGGGAACTGCCCGGGAACCCCAAGTGACCCAG GTGGAGGTCGTGTACTCCAGGGTGAACAAGACTGGCCGGAAGCCCCCAGCTTGCGATGGAGCTGCGGAGAGCCTGCCCGCAGGCCAGCTGAACCCCAAGGGCAGCAGAGGAACCCCGACCCAACCAGCCACGCCCACCAGGGACCGTGTTTGGAGCCCCGGACCCAACCCTACCTATGAAACCATCACTGCTGCCCGAGGCCCGACCCCCGAGGGGCCGGCCCTCCAGAACAGGCTCCCCGAAAACCTGTACGAGAGCATCAGAGAGATGAGGGGTCAGGGCCCCAGGAATCCAGGCTCCCCAGGGCCCCTCGGTGGGGAGGGGTTCTGTGTTACTCAGTTGTAG